A window from Legionella busanensis encodes these proteins:
- a CDS encoding class I SAM-dependent methyltransferase — MQSKQEQVPNDVKPSVTALSVAMAFSRSLDTGYIYLFSKQELALTQHFVNVGKQSLYGLNWALSESLFRMPYFLQQSFFNTVVVPGYDHIIMLRKLMIKDKIERAIKSGIEQIIFLGGGYDIRALVTALAHPDISIYELDRGPTRVHKIKGLKTIPKEVCLENVSLTEQTDGTILLGDNLRYIECDLGENNLLDTLKSHGFNQNRRTLVIAEGLTMYLSEEENKKLLESMAKILKENDELLLSFGSATASSSKIAEASLQRSKETYRFSLAPQNVIAFVEKSGFAVNGKFVAASMLEKIGDLSAATYHKKNASGRKEYYYLLQKSSLELDERRSIEAVADIKVDIPNKPEVEVTDSPSGCMII; from the coding sequence ATGCAAAGTAAACAGGAGCAAGTTCCAAATGATGTCAAACCCAGTGTGACAGCATTATCAGTAGCAATGGCATTCTCCCGTTCGCTTGATACAGGTTATATTTATCTATTTAGTAAGCAAGAATTAGCTTTGACACAACATTTCGTTAATGTAGGAAAGCAATCACTTTATGGTTTAAATTGGGCATTATCTGAGAGTTTGTTTCGTATGCCTTATTTCCTTCAACAATCTTTTTTTAATACGGTGGTCGTTCCAGGCTATGATCATATCATCATGTTACGAAAGCTCATGATAAAAGACAAAATTGAACGTGCTATTAAATCAGGTATAGAACAGATTATTTTTCTCGGTGGAGGTTATGATATCCGTGCTTTAGTAACTGCCCTTGCCCACCCTGATATTAGTATTTACGAATTAGATCGTGGACCAACTCGCGTACACAAGATAAAAGGATTAAAGACTATTCCAAAAGAAGTATGCTTGGAAAATGTGAGTCTTACTGAGCAGACTGATGGCACAATCTTACTAGGTGATAATTTAAGATACATCGAATGTGATTTAGGCGAGAATAATTTACTAGATACACTAAAATCACATGGCTTTAACCAAAACAGAAGAACTTTAGTTATTGCTGAGGGCCTGACCATGTATCTCAGTGAAGAAGAAAATAAAAAATTACTCGAGTCTATGGCAAAGATACTTAAAGAGAATGATGAGCTATTATTGAGCTTTGGCTCAGCAACAGCATCATCCTCAAAAATTGCAGAGGCTTCATTACAGCGCTCAAAAGAAACTTATCGTTTTTCTTTAGCACCTCAAAATGTCATTGCATTTGTTGAAAAATCGGGTTTTGCAGTGAATGGGAAATTTGTAGCGGCCTCAATGTTAGAGAAGATAGGCGATCTGTCAGCCGCAACCTACCATAAGAAAAATGCGAGTGGTCGCAAAGAATACTATTATTTATTACAAAAATCTTCACTAGAGTTAGATGAAAGAAGAAGTATAGAAGCAGTAGCAGACATCAAAGTTGATATTCCCAATAAACCAGAAGTAGAGGTAACAGATTCACCATCAGGATGTATGATCATATAA
- a CDS encoding putative quinol monooxygenase, which translates to MSKPYTVIVILEAKLGKESELESALKAVVEPSRLEKTCLEYRLHKSIENPAQFILFENWESREKHQEHFEKSYIIELGRKLESLLNKPYQAIFASELP; encoded by the coding sequence ATGTCGAAACCTTATACAGTAATTGTCATTCTAGAAGCAAAACTTGGAAAAGAAAGTGAGCTAGAATCAGCATTAAAAGCCGTAGTTGAACCTAGCCGCTTAGAGAAAACGTGTTTGGAATATAGATTACATAAGAGTATCGAAAATCCAGCTCAATTTATTCTTTTTGAAAATTGGGAAAGTAGAGAGAAGCATCAGGAGCACTTTGAAAAAAGCTATATTATCGAATTAGGTAGAAAATTAGAGTCGTTATTAAATAAACCTTATCAGGCTATCTTTGCTTCGGAGCTACCTTAA
- a CDS encoding helix-turn-helix domain-containing protein, giving the protein MYNERKTSLYLLTASNQAIWHSSLTSKDRIMILPDSATDIIIKKKTFGIDIVFCGTMTKAIMLEPMENIDYWGFRFKPGHGSQFFNFTMEETINQLVEISQDFEKNKIEDLMEFPEINSVKIEQEISKFLSQKINSSQYEENIKRINHFAQMNFGEISKYASQEKISRRQLGRIFKKIFGYSFRDLLQTRRLNQFIKLSRQKNTASLSDLAIASGYYDQADMNKSIKNLCGVTPKELMSQLYNTA; this is encoded by the coding sequence ATGTATAACGAACGAAAGACATCACTTTATTTACTAACAGCATCAAATCAGGCAATTTGGCACTCATCTTTAACTTCTAAAGATAGAATTATGATTTTGCCTGACTCTGCAACTGATATTATTATAAAAAAGAAAACTTTTGGTATAGATATTGTTTTTTGCGGTACGATGACGAAAGCTATTATGCTTGAACCCATGGAAAATATTGATTATTGGGGCTTTCGCTTTAAACCTGGCCATGGATCTCAATTTTTTAATTTCACTATGGAAGAAACTATCAATCAACTGGTCGAAATTTCACAAGATTTTGAAAAAAATAAAATTGAAGACTTAATGGAATTCCCAGAAATCAATTCAGTAAAAATTGAGCAGGAAATCTCAAAGTTCTTATCACAGAAAATTAATTCAAGCCAATATGAAGAAAACATAAAACGAATAAATCATTTTGCACAAATGAATTTTGGTGAAATTTCGAAATATGCAAGTCAGGAAAAAATTTCCAGACGACAATTGGGCAGAATTTTTAAAAAAATTTTTGGTTATTCTTTCAGGGATTTGCTTCAAACAAGGAGGCTTAATCAATTCATAAAGCTCTCCCGACAAAAAAACACAGCCTCACTTAGCGATCTAGCCATAGCGTCCGGTTACTACGATCAAGCTGACATGAATAAATCCATTAAAAATCTTTGTGGTGTGACACCAAAAGAGCTAATGTCCCAATTATACAATACAGCCTAA
- a CDS encoding class I SAM-dependent methyltransferase, with the protein MEQERLISHIISPKTVESTTQRIKERIRKQGDKPYTSVQDQIAILDQLNQFEFGQYLLQNQGINGYWTHYMLTHPWFGRKTGKNNRGEPLSKLESFLLDHAPTMLATQQRFEIFLRENQKRVKNYAKLACIPSGMMGELLYLDYKNIENIELTGIDYDSNTLNDAKLLAEKKGLANFIQLVQQDAWKLSFQDEFDLISSNGLNIYEPDKEKVKDLYRQFYKALKPGGQLVTSFLTYPPNLTTKCEWELSEINQGDLLTQKIIFVDIIEAKFQCYCSSEETDEQLRTAGFKNIEFIYDKAKMFPTVIAYKQ; encoded by the coding sequence ATGGAACAAGAGCGATTGATATCTCATATTATTTCTCCTAAAACAGTTGAAAGTACAACTCAAAGAATTAAGGAGAGAATTAGGAAACAAGGTGATAAACCTTATACAAGCGTTCAAGACCAAATCGCGATTCTTGACCAGTTAAATCAATTTGAATTTGGACAATATTTATTACAAAACCAAGGTATAAATGGTTACTGGACACATTATATGTTAACTCACCCATGGTTTGGGCGAAAAACAGGTAAAAATAATCGTGGTGAACCTTTATCAAAATTAGAAAGTTTTTTGTTGGACCATGCACCGACAATGCTTGCAACACAACAACGCTTTGAAATTTTTCTAAGAGAAAATCAAAAACGAGTAAAGAATTATGCAAAATTAGCCTGTATTCCTTCTGGGATGATGGGTGAACTTCTCTATCTGGACTATAAAAATATAGAGAATATTGAGTTAACAGGCATTGATTACGATTCAAATACTTTAAATGATGCGAAATTACTTGCAGAGAAAAAAGGGCTGGCAAATTTCATCCAATTGGTTCAGCAAGATGCCTGGAAACTTAGTTTTCAAGATGAGTTTGACTTAATTTCAAGTAATGGATTGAATATTTATGAACCGGATAAGGAAAAAGTAAAAGATTTATATCGTCAATTTTACAAAGCTTTAAAACCTGGTGGTCAATTAGTGACGAGTTTTTTAACTTATCCACCAAATTTGACAACAAAATGTGAATGGGAATTATCTGAAATTAATCAAGGTGATTTACTGACTCAAAAAATCATCTTTGTTGATATTATCGAAGCAAAATTTCAATGCTATTGTTCATCAGAGGAAACGGATGAGCAATTAAGAACTGCAGGTTTTAAAAATATAGAGTTTATATATGATAAGGCAAAAATGTTTCCAACTGTTATCGCATATAAACAATAA
- a CDS encoding VOC family protein: MKLTYTILYVNNVTDSVEFYQKAFGIKPRFIHESGDYAEMETGEVILAFCAHNLARNIIKKSYLKASRDQLIGSQISFEPHNLKEAYETALENGAKSVSPPEVKPWGWESAILMDLEGHIVEIAKEIEV; the protein is encoded by the coding sequence ATGAAGCTAACTTATACCATTTTATATGTAAATAATGTGACAGATTCTGTGGAATTCTACCAGAAAGCCTTTGGAATCAAACCTCGTTTTATTCATGAAAGTGGAGATTATGCAGAAATGGAGACTGGTGAGGTTATTTTGGCATTTTGTGCTCATAATCTTGCTAGGAATATTATAAAAAAAAGCTACCTAAAAGCATCACGAGACCAACTCATTGGCTCTCAGATTTCTTTTGAACCTCATAATCTCAAAGAAGCATACGAAACAGCACTTGAAAATGGGGCCAAGTCAGTTTCTCCTCCAGAAGTGAAACCTTGGGGATGGGAGAGTGCGATTCTCATGGATCTTGAGGGTCATATAGTAGAAATCGCCAAGGAAATAGAAGTATAG
- a CDS encoding GrpB family protein, with protein sequence MNNVGNIDEKVALVPFNPRWCKIYRSEVNRIKSNIELMHIEHIGSTSIPNIYAKPIVDIMIGLEDWENKESTCKNLINLDYEFFGEANVPGRIYFRKRNKNNFNIALCRYQSEIWINNILFRDYLIKHSEAAKAYSLLKKDILDSGGETLLIYSSRKASFIEETIKKAKQEQSLK encoded by the coding sequence ATGAACAATGTAGGTAACATAGATGAAAAAGTCGCCTTAGTTCCTTTCAATCCTAGATGGTGCAAAATTTATAGGTCTGAAGTTAATCGCATTAAAAGCAATATTGAGTTGATGCATATTGAACATATTGGCAGTACAAGTATCCCAAATATTTATGCAAAACCCATAGTAGATATTATGATTGGTCTAGAGGATTGGGAAAATAAAGAGTCGACTTGTAAAAATTTAATCAATTTAGATTATGAATTTTTTGGTGAGGCTAATGTTCCAGGTAGAATCTATTTTAGAAAGCGCAATAAAAATAATTTTAATATTGCGTTATGTCGTTATCAAAGCGAAATATGGATAAATAATATTTTATTTCGCGATTACCTTATCAAACACTCAGAGGCCGCTAAAGCTTATAGTTTACTTAAAAAAGATATATTGGATTCGGGAGGAGAGACGTTATTAATATATTCAAGTAGGAAAGCTTCTTTTATTGAGGAAACTATAAAAAAGGCAAAACAAGAGCAAAGCCTAAAATAA